Within Halopelagius longus, the genomic segment CGGTCCCGCAGGACTTCCTCGAACGAGTTGCGTTCGTAGAGATGCCGGGCGCCGACCTGTTTCGGCGTCGTATCGAGAACGATGTCGGAGAAGCCTCGTTGCCGCGCGCGGCGTTCGAGTTCCTCGTACACCCGTTGTCCGTACCCGCGACGCTGGTGGTCGGGGGCGACGCGCATCCGCTTGAGTTCCGCCGTCGTCTCGGGCAGGTCGTCGAGGAAATCGGTGACGTACCCCTCCGCCGAGCGGAACGCACCCATCGCGACGATTCGGCCGTCCGCCTCGCCGACGAGGAACTCACCGCCTCCGTCGAGGTACGCCCCCCGGACGTCTTCGAGGTCCAGGTCGGGGACACCTTCGACGAAGGATCCGACGTCGCGCATCGCCTCCTCGTGGAGTTCGAGAACGCGGTCGTGGTCTTCGGGTCGGTAGCGTCTGAGGCGCAGCGGCGGGGACATATCGGGAGGTGACCCGCCCGCGTAATCGGTTTTTCGCGCACATCGTCGCGTCCCGCGGCACTCCGCGGCCGTGTCACTCTTGCACGCAGCGGCCCTCGTTCCGGTACAATGAGCGACGCACCTCCGCCGTCGAATCCGGACCTCTCGGAGACGGTTCTCGACGAAGTGGCGGGACACAGAGAGACGGTTCTCGTGGGCGATATCGTCGTCCTCGTGGAACAGTACGACGAGGCGTACGCCGACGAGAGAGGCGTCCCCGTGGACCGCCTCGTCGCGTACGTCGAGAACCTCGCTCGCAACGGCTACGACTTCGACCCCGACGGCGTGCGCGAGGGACTGGACGGGAAGGCGGTCGATTCCGACACCTTCGCCGGGACCGACGCGGTGTACTGGGTCGGCGAGGACCGCGTCAGCGCGTTCCCGCCGCGGTGGCACG encodes:
- a CDS encoding GNAT family N-acetyltransferase; translation: MSPPLRLRRYRPEDHDRVLELHEEAMRDVGSFVEGVPDLDLEDVRGAYLDGGGEFLVGEADGRIVAMGAFRSAEGYVTDFLDDLPETTAELKRMRVAPDHQRRGYGQRVYEELERRARQRGFSDIVLDTTPKQVGARHLYERNSFEEVLRDRVRVADESFEILFYRKSLD